DNA from Fibrobacter sp.:
AGCACCGTGAACGGTACCGGCAGCGCCACCTTCGGACTGCATTTCAAACACGCGGGGAACCTGTCCCCAAATATTCTTCTTGCCTGCAGCACTCCAGTTGTCGGCGTGCTCAGCCATAGGACTAGACGGTGTAATCGGGTAGATAGCCGCAACTTCGCTAACAGCAAACGCTACGCTAGCGGTGGCTTCGTTACCATCACACGCAATCATCTTTTTTGCCATGTATATCTCCAGTTTTTGGTTGAATTTTGAATATTAAAATCCATGGGTAAAATTAGATAGAAATTCGGGAAAAAAATAACGAGGCAATGAAAAAAAAGGCTCCAAACAGGCAAATTAGCGTAAATAAAAATTAACTCGGAGCAAGTGGCTTAAAATTATTATATTGCCATTCCGATGAAGATACGCCTCACACAAGAAACCTTGAACCGGCTGAAGCGCTTCCGCAAGAACAAGCGGGCGTTCTGGTCGCTGTTGGTGCTCGTGGTGGCGTACCTGCTTTCGCTCTCCAGTCCGTGGACGGTAAACGACGAGCCGCTCGTGCTGCGTTACGAGGGCAAGACGTATTTCCCGGCGTTCGTGCGGTACAGCGATGCGGACTTTGGCGGAGAATACCAGACCGAAGCCGACTACGCAAAGATTTTCGAGGCTGTGCGCGAATGCGAGGAAGATGCCGCCGAGGGATTTACCCGCGCGGGCGGTTGCCCCGAGATGTGGGCGATTATGCCCCCGATTGCGCATGACCCCTTGAAGGCAGACCTGAGCGAAGACGGAACGCCCCCGTTTGCCCCGAGCGCAAGGCATTGGCTCGGAACCGACAGCAACGGACGCGACGTTCTGGCGCGCCTGATTCACGGGTTCCGCATCTGCATCAGCTTTAGTTTGCTATTGACCTTGCTCGGCACGTTCCTCGGCATTGTCATCGGCGGTATCCAGGGCTACCTCGGCAAATTCTGGGATATCGGCATGCAGCGCATGATAGAAATCTGGTCGTCGCTCCCGATGCTCTACGTGGTGATTTTGATTGGAAGCATTTACGGGCGCAGTTTCTGGCTGTTGATATTGATTATGGCGGCGTTCAACTGGATTTCGCTGAGCTACTACATGCGTGCGGAGTTTTTGAAGCTGCGCGGCATGACTTACGTGCAGTCGGCGAAAGTGCTCGGCATGGGACACCGCCACATATTCTTCAAAGAGATTTTGCCGAATGCGCTGACCCCGGTGGTGACGCTGTTCCCGTTCACGTTGATTGGCGGTATCGGGAGCCTCACGTCGCTGGACTTCTTGGGATTCGGCCTGCAGCCGCCTACACCCAGCTGGGGCGAGCTTATGAGCCAAGGCCTCAACAACCTTTACGCGCCGTGGATCTCTGTAAGCACGGTCGCCGCACTCTTTGTGACGCTACTCCTCACGACGTTCGTAGGCGAGGGCGTGCGTGATGCTATGGATCCGAAGTCGGGGGACAGGTATGTCTAATACTTCGCCGGTTTTGCAAGTGCGCGACCTCTCGGTGGCATTCGGGTTCGACAAGAACGGCAACCCGCGTGACGGCGTCAAGCCGGTGCAGGTCACGGACCGCGTCTCGTTCGAAATCAATGCGGGCGAGTTCTTCGCTTTGGTGGGGGAGTCGGGCTGTGGAAAAAGCGTTACAGCGATGGGAATCCTGCGACTGTTGCCTCAGCCGAGCGCAAGGATTGTAGATGGGGCGGTGCTGTTTGCCGCGGGCAATTCAGGTGCTGATAAGGACAGCGCTGATGTTTCTGATTCTGGTATAAACCGCGCGCCGGTTGATTTGGCGAAGCTCCCGCTGGCCGAACTGCAGAAAGTGCGCGGGTCCGAAATCGCATGCATATTCCAGGAGCCGATGCAGGCCCTGAATCCGGTCGTGACCATCAAGAAGCAGTTGCTGGAAGTGTTCAAGTTCTGTGCGAAATCTAGCGCACTCTCTTCCGAAAAAAAGGGCGCTGTTTCTACCGGCAAGGCTTCAAACGGCGCAGTTTTAAACGGCGCGAAGTCTGGTGGTAAGGACTGCGCCGACCCGCTGGCGACAATCCGCGAGATGCTTTTGCAGGCGGGCTTCAACGATCCGGACCGCGTTCTGGACGCCTACCCGCACGAACTTTCGGGCGGCATGCTCCAGCGCGTTTGCATCGTGATGGCGCTCCTCCCGAAGCCCAAGCTCATCATCGCCGACGAACCGACAACGGCTCTTGATGTGACGGTGCAGGCGCAGGTTCTCGCCGTTCTCAAAGATATGGCTGAACGCACCGGCACGGCGGTACTCCTGATTACGCACAATATGGGAATCGTCTCGCAGTATGCCGACCGGGTGGCGGTGATGTATGCGGGTCGCATTGTGGAATGCGGGCCCGTGCGCGACGTGATCGACAACCCGCTGCACCCTTACACGCAGGGGCTCCTGGCCGCCATTCCCGAAAACCACAGCGACATGCGCACCATGAAATCCATTCCAGGTTCCGTGCCGCACCCGCGCGACTTCGTGGCTGGCTGCCGCTTTGCAGACCGCTGTTCCGCATGTGCAGAGGGCAGCGCAGAATTGCAGGCCAAATGCCGCTCGTGTGAAGTCCCGCCGAAAGTCGGCGAGTCTCATTTCGCCTGCTGTTTTGCGGCAAACGACGCCGTTTAATCACAGCAGTCATGCTGACGAAGGTCAGCATCGGATTATCTTACTAGACAGGGACGATCTGACCCTGAGCGTCCTCAGGGTGACATTCCGACCCAGCAGTCATGCTGACGCAGGTCAGCATCGGGTATAAACATTCCGCCCCTGAAATGAGTTCAGGGTGACATGCGGGTGACTAGACGTCATGCTAAAATAGAGGAGGATAAATCGTCCCAAGTAGGGTTGTTTTTTCTGATGAGATTCTCTTTCCATGGCCGGTGCCATGTTTTGAGTTGTTTTTCCCTAGCAATAGCATCTTTGATAGAAGAAAAACATTCAAAATGAACAAGCTTATGTACGGAATATCGAGCGGTAAAAGATGTCTCGTTGATTTTTATTTTATGCTCAAGAAATCTTCTAACCAGGTTGTTGGTTACACCAATATATAGGACACTATTGCTTGTATTGGACAATATGTATGTGTAGTATGTATTGTTTTCTTTCATACTAGAAAAAATATATTCTAAGCACGACAGATAATGACATTCTAGAATAAAATTGCTGACCCTGAGCGTCCTCAGGGTGACGGGCGGTACCGATTCGTCAGGGTGACAATCGGAAAAAAAAATCCCTGTCGAATGACAGGGACTTTTAAATTCTAACGAATTCAAAGACGATGTTTATCGGAGAGTGGATGCAAGGCATTCGTGCCCCGTAGCGTACAAGTCGTACGTGAGGGGGCACGGCAACGAAGCAGACGCCTCCGAGAAACGAGTCTTACTTGACTTTCAGAGCGCCGCGTTCGAGCTTAATCGTGAAGTTCGTGACGTCGCAGACTTCGCTCGGACCCCAGTACTGGATCGGACCCGGGTAGGTGTAGGATTCAGTCTTGGCCCAGACTTCGCGGTTCTTGGCGAAGAACTTGAACGGAGCGCCGTCGAGTTCCACGAGAGCCTTCTGGATAACCGGCTTGTCGGCACCGTGACGACGTTCGATGTTCATCATCATGGTGATAGGAATGCCACCGGCGGTCCACTTTTCGATGCCCTTCGTGAGGTCACGCACAGAGCTCATGTAGCCGTTCATCTTGTTGAAGGCGAGCACGGAGGCGGTGAAACCGAGGCTGTAGCAGTAGTCGGCGTCGAAGTTCGACGGAGCGGCGCAACGGCCTTCGTAACCGAAGAAGTGGTTGAGGGCGGAGAACTTGCCCTTGAAGGTCTTGCGGCTCTTGAGTTCCTTCTTGACCATCTCGATGATGAGCTTTTCGGTTTCGATGAGAGAAACCTGCACGTTGCCGTGGCTATCGCGGTCGAGCATCAGCTGGCCCTGAGTGGTGGAGGGGAGGCTCTTGAGGACTTCAGCAGAAGCCTTGGAGATCCAGTTGCAAAGCTTTTCAACCTTGGCGGCGGTGTCGAGGCCTTCGACTTCCTTTTCGTGGTGAGCGAGGGCTTCGGAGAGTTCGGAAATGAGCACACCAACATCAGGGATGAATTCGAGGAGGCCTTCCGGAATGAGGGCCACACCGAAGTTCTTGCCGTCAGCAGCACGGGCAGCGACGATGTCAGCCACGTACTTGATGACCTGCTTGAGCTTCATCTTCTTGGCCTTGACTTCTTCAGAGATCAAGCAGATGTTCGGATGGGTCTGGAGAGCGGCTTCGAGAGCGATGTGAGAAGCGCTGCGGCCCATGAGCTTGATGAAGTGCCAGTACTTCTGAGCGGAGTTGGCGTCGCGCATGATGTTGCCGATGAGTTCGGAGTAGGTCTTCACGGCGGTGTCGAAACCGAAGGAGGTTTCGATGTATTCGTTCTTGAGGTCGCCGTCGATGGTCTTCGGGCAGCCGCAAACCACGCAGCTAGCGCCGTTGGCCTGGAAGTATTCACCGAGAACAGCAGCGTTCGTGTTGGAGTCGTCACCACCGATGATCACGATAGCGTCGAGCTTCTGAGCCTTGGCGACAGCCATGCACTTCTTGAACTGTTCTTCAGTTTCGAGCTTGGTACGGCCGGACTGGATGATGTCGAATCCACCAGTGTTGCGGTAGGAGTCCATGATCTTTTCGTTGATCACGATGAACTTACCGTTCTCGAGGCCAGACGGGCCACCGAGGAAGCCGAGGAGCTTGCTCTTCGGGCTGATGCTCTTGATACCGTCGAAGATACCCGCGATCACGTTGTGTCCACCAGGAGCCTGGCCACCGGAGAGCACCACGCCCACGTTGAGGGCCTTACCGGCAGCAGCCTTGGTAGCCTTCTTCATGGAGATGTACGGAGCACCGTAGGTGTTCGGGAACAGAGCCTTGATCTTGGCCTGGTCGCGGACGGATTCGGTGGGCTTGCCCTTGACGAGAGCGACTTTGAGAGCGCCGTCGCGGAGAGCGGCGGGGAGTTTCGGCTGGTAGGCCTTGCGAGCCTTGCCGAGGACGGACAGATTGTCAGCCATTGTTTCTTCCTTTTGAATTGTTGCGCAGTCTGTAAACCGCGCAGTTCGGGTTAAAAATTTTGCGAGATTAAATATAGTAAAAATACTTCAACGGAAAAGCCCGGCTATTCGCCGGGCTTGTATTGAGGAGGAGAACAAAACTTTGTTACTTGAACTGAGCGGTGATATTCGTCTGCCCGTTGATCTGAATCTTGTGCGGGTTCTCCGTAGAACCGTCAGACCATGAGGAGAATATCGAGCCGTTCGAAGGAACCGCGGTCAACTCCATCTCCATGCCGGAGAAGAATTTGCCCTGGTAGTTGGACTTCGGGAGCTTCATGCCATCCACAAGCACCGAACCGGTTCCACTGACATTGATGCTCACGTTGGCTTCGCCCGAGAGCCCGAAGTAGCTGGCCATTTCCTGCCTGAAGTTCTGGGTGCGACTCTGGGCGTATCTCAGAATGTCGCTGCCAGAAGGCGACCAGTTGTACTTCGCCTGGTTGCGGGGCCAGCGCTGTTCGTCGCGGGAACGTTCGGAACTCGGAATCATGGCGAGCTGGTCCTGCACGGCCTTCTGGACCTTTTCGTAAGTCAGGTAGTCGTTCAGGAGGATGCAACCCTGGTTGATGAACAAACGCTTGAAATCGGGGTTTTCCAAAAGCTTCTTCAGCATGTTTCCGATAGTGGTGTTGCCGCCACCCATACCCATGCCCATTCCCATGCCGCCGCCCCACTGGCCCTGACCGGGTTGCTGGCCGCCCTGGCCGTTCATCGTGGCGCTGCCGAGCAC
Protein-coding regions in this window:
- a CDS encoding ABC transporter permease subunit → MKIRLTQETLNRLKRFRKNKRAFWSLLVLVVAYLLSLSSPWTVNDEPLVLRYEGKTYFPAFVRYSDADFGGEYQTEADYAKIFEAVRECEEDAAEGFTRAGGCPEMWAIMPPIAHDPLKADLSEDGTPPFAPSARHWLGTDSNGRDVLARLIHGFRICISFSLLLTLLGTFLGIVIGGIQGYLGKFWDIGMQRMIEIWSSLPMLYVVILIGSIYGRSFWLLILIMAAFNWISLSYYMRAEFLKLRGMTYVQSAKVLGMGHRHIFFKEILPNALTPVVTLFPFTLIGGIGSLTSLDFLGFGLQPPTPSWGELMSQGLNNLYAPWISVSTVAALFVTLLLTTFVGEGVRDAMDPKSGDRYV
- a CDS encoding ABC transporter ATP-binding protein — protein: MSNTSPVLQVRDLSVAFGFDKNGNPRDGVKPVQVTDRVSFEINAGEFFALVGESGCGKSVTAMGILRLLPQPSARIVDGAVLFAAGNSGADKDSADVSDSGINRAPVDLAKLPLAELQKVRGSEIACIFQEPMQALNPVVTIKKQLLEVFKFCAKSSALSSEKKGAVSTGKASNGAVLNGAKSGGKDCADPLATIREMLLQAGFNDPDRVLDAYPHELSGGMLQRVCIVMALLPKPKLIIADEPTTALDVTVQAQVLAVLKDMAERTGTAVLLITHNMGIVSQYADRVAVMYAGRIVECGPVRDVIDNPLHPYTQGLLAAIPENHSDMRTMKSIPGSVPHPRDFVAGCRFADRCSACAEGSAELQAKCRSCEVPPKVGESHFACCFAANDAV
- a CDS encoding GIY-YIG nuclease family protein, whose product is MKENNTYYTYILSNTSNSVLYIGVTNNLVRRFLEHKIKINETSFTARYSVHKLVHFECFSSIKDAIAREKQLKTWHRPWKENLIRKNNPTWDDLSSSILA
- a CDS encoding diphosphate--fructose-6-phosphate 1-phosphotransferase; this encodes MADNLSVLGKARKAYQPKLPAALRDGALKVALVKGKPTESVRDQAKIKALFPNTYGAPYISMKKATKAAAGKALNVGVVLSGGQAPGGHNVIAGIFDGIKSISPKSKLLGFLGGPSGLENGKFIVINEKIMDSYRNTGGFDIIQSGRTKLETEEQFKKCMAVAKAQKLDAIVIIGGDDSNTNAAVLGEYFQANGASCVVCGCPKTIDGDLKNEYIETSFGFDTAVKTYSELIGNIMRDANSAQKYWHFIKLMGRSASHIALEAALQTHPNICLISEEVKAKKMKLKQVIKYVADIVAARAADGKNFGVALIPEGLLEFIPDVGVLISELSEALAHHEKEVEGLDTAAKVEKLCNWISKASAEVLKSLPSTTQGQLMLDRDSHGNVQVSLIETEKLIIEMVKKELKSRKTFKGKFSALNHFFGYEGRCAAPSNFDADYCYSLGFTASVLAFNKMNGYMSSVRDLTKGIEKWTAGGIPITMMMNIERRHGADKPVIQKALVELDGAPFKFFAKNREVWAKTESYTYPGPIQYWGPSEVCDVTNFTIKLERGALKVK